In Beijerinckia indica subsp. indica ATCC 9039, the genomic window TCGATCTGGCCATGGATGCGCTCGGCTGTCCGCCCGATGATTGGCCCGTCAACAAGCTGTCGGGCGGTGAGCGCCGCCGCGTCGCTTTGTGCAAGCTCCTGCTCGAACAGCCGGAGATGCTGCTGCTCGACGAACCGACCAACCATCTCGACGCGGAAACGGTCAATTGGCTCGAAGGCCATTTGCGCACTTATCCCGGCGCGATCCTGATCGTCACCCATGATCGTTACTTCCTCGACAATGTAACGGGCTGGATTCTCGAACTCGATCGCGGCCGCGGCATCCCTTACGAGGGGAATTATTCGAGTTGGTTGAAGCAGAAGCAGAAGCGTCTGGCGCAGGAAAGCCGCGAGGACGAGGCGCGCCAGCGTGCCCTGGAAGCGGAAGCGGAATGGATCGCCGCGAGCCCTAAGGCGCGTCAGGCCAAGTCCAAGGCGCGTATCCAGCGCTATGAGGATCTCGTCGCCAAACAATCGGAAAAGGCTCCGACGACAGCGCAGATCATCATTCCGGTGGCCGAGCGCCTCGGCAATAATGTCATCGAATTCTCGCATCTGACGAAGGCATTCGGCGACAAATTATTGATCGATGATCTGTCATTCAAACTGCCGCCGGGCGGCATCGTCGGTGTCATAGGTCCGAACGGCGCCGGTAAGACCACTTTGTTCCGCATGATCACCGGGCAGGAAAAGCCGGATTCCGGCACGATCTCCATCGGTGATTCCGTGCAGCTCGGCTATGTCGATCAATCGCGGGACGCGCTCGATGGCAACAAGAATGTCTGGGAAGAAATTTCCGGCGGCAATGATGTCATTTATCTTGGCAAGCGCGAGATCAATTCCCGCGCCTATACGGGCGCGTTCAACTTCAAGGGAACGGACCAGCAGAAGAAAGTTGGCCAGCTTTCGGGCGGTGAGCGCAATCGCGTGCATCTCGCCAAAATGCTGAAATCCGGCGCCAATGTTCTGCTGCTCGACGAACCGACCAATGATCTCGATGTCGAAACCTTGCGCGCCCTGGAAGAGGCTCTGACCGATTTCGCGGGCTGCGCCGTGATCATCTCGCATGATCGCTTCTTCCTCGATCGTATTGCCACACACATTCTCGCCTATGAGGGCGATAGTCATGTGGAATGGTTTGAAGGCAATTTCGCCGATTACGAGGAAGACAAGAAGCGTCGCCTTGGTGTCGACAGCCTCACGCCGCATCGGATGAAATACAAAAAGTTCTCGCGTTGATAGGGGACGCGAGAACTAGAATTTGAGAAAGAAACGCAGAGTCGCTAGTGGTGTTATCCCCTAGCGACTCTGCGTATTACTGAAGACCCTTGGCCTTCAGACAGGTGCAAGCGACAACGGCATCGAACCAGGCTTGGGTCAGCTCCCGCGTGCCTTGCGCGCCGAAATGTAAACCATCGTAGCGATCGGTGATCTTGTCAGCGTCGGGACCCGGTGCCATTCCGGGTTTCGCGGCGAAACGGCGCTGGACTTCCCGAACGGCCTCGTGTGTTCGCCCGTTCTGGAGCGTCGCCTGCGCGATAAAGATCGGCGCATTCGGGGCCAGGGCGTGGAACCGATCCAGCACGACTTGCAGTCTCGCGGCATAGGTTTCGGCATCCGTATTGGGATCGGATTCGCCTTGCTGCCAGAAGATCGCATCGATCTTGCCTTTTGCGTCGAGCACGAGCTTCGCTTGGCTCAAAGCGTAGGCGTCGAAGCCGTTTTCGCTCCAGTCACGGACCGAGGTGCCTCCCCAGCCGGCGGAAATCAATGTCACGGAACGGCCGAATTTGGCACGGAAGAGGTCGGCGAAGGCCGGCCATTGGCTGCCACGTCCTCCATCTCCGCCAGGAAGGGGATCGGACAGAGCATAGCATCGGCCATTATAGAAAGCGGCTGCGTCCGGATCCTGGGCTTTCGAATAGGAATAGGCGAAATTGGCCCCATTGCTCTGGCCGATGACCAGAATGACACTATTGGAATCGAGCCGGCAGGGTCGCGGGGTTTGAAACGAACCCGCTGGGCGTCGGTTCGTGGGTGAAGGCGGGTGAGCACTATCACTGAACCCACGCGTAGAAGGATAAAGCGCGGTCAGGAGCGCAAACGTCAGGGCCAGGCGGTTCATGCCGCGTCGGGGCGCTGCTGGGCTCTTTGTCTTGCTCACCTGTATCCCTTCTCTGTTCATGGCCCCGATGGCAATTCCAAAAGTGTCCCGGCGAGCCGGTCATACCAGGCGGTTTGATCAGCGGGTGTGAAATGCGCATTGGCAGGGCTGGGATTGGGAACGACATAAAGATGCGTTGGCCCGATCGATAAGGTCTGCATTCCGAGGGCCGGATCAGTCTTCGTTTCCGTCAGGGCGCGATGGACGGGGCGATAGGCCATGGTGCCATGAAAACAGGCGATGCGCGGCCGGTAATACTCGATTTTCTCGACGAGGGCCGTCACGGCCGCCGCAAATTCCGCCGGCGAAACATCGCTGGCGCGTGCCGTTGGACGTTTCACCGTATCGGTAAAACCAAATCCCTGCGCTGGCAGAAGATGATCATGCATTGGCTCAAGAGCTTCGAGGCCGAGGTTTTCGCGCGCGGCGAGGCTGAGGACCGAGCGCGAGAAGGCCGGCCAGAAACGATTGGTTTTACGTGCGAAATAATGCCCTTGCGCAACCGAATAGAGCGACGGGTTGATACCGACGAAAAGTACACTCAGGCCTTTGTCGAGAAGATCAGGAAGGCTCGTCTGCGGGTTCGGCTGCATGGGGAAAAGCACGGACTTATATCAGGGATCATTGATCATGACCGTTGGTCGGCAAAAAGCCAGGCGAATCGTGGCTCAAAATCCGCCTGGATGATTGCAAACCGGGTTGATCCGATTTCCGCTTATTGCGCCTTGCAGCTTATTGCTTTTTACACTTGGATTTGAATTTCTTGCGCGCTTTTCCGTGCAGGCCTTGGGCATTCGCCTTGTCGATGCATTCCTGCGCCTTGGCCTTTTTCGCGGCCGTATCCTTGATGTCTTCGACAGGATTTTTCGGCACTGCCGGTGTCGCCTGTTTCACGGTCTCGGCGGCTTGGCCTTTGAGATTGTCGACCGGATTGGTGACGCCCTGCGGGACGGTCGGGGGTACAGCTTTCACCGTGCCGGCTGCCTGGCTCTTGACGCCGTCCATCGGATTCGGCACCGCCGGAGTGCTCACGGAGTCCTGTGCCGAGGCCGAAAGCGGTGCGGCCAGCATGGTCGTGCAAAACAGGGCGAGGGCCATGCAGCGGGCAAACGTCGTTTTCATTCCTGGGCTCCTTGGATTAAGGACATTGTGGGTTGGGCAGCAGATGATCCTGGAAGCGGATGCCCCTTTTGCGGATGATCTGATGCTTCTTCAAAGCACGAGAGCTCTCCCCGGTCTGATTGAGAGGCAAGCTCCACAGACAAGGCACTGACTGCGTGATGAGGCGATGCGGTCGTCACGACATCAGCGAGGGGCGAGCGAAAGCATTACGGCCTGACAAGGCGAGAAAAAGGCTTCGCTCTTTCATCATCCGATCATGGTTAAAAACCGCTCGGCTGATGTCCTGAATGCCATGCCGCTATCCGATTCGTCTCCCAGACCGCCGGCTGAGATTTTCACAAAAAGGTGCTTGCTCATGGGCGTGTTTTACATATAAATATATCTTTATATTCATTGTTGGCCCGTGAGATATGAATGGGCGCGCGTGGAGACGGCTTTTGCATTCAGCCGAACGCATTTCCTTCGAGGCTATCCTGTCCGGCCTTTCGGCGGCAGGCGAGGCGACGCGCCTGCGTCTTCTCGCTCTTTTGGCCGAAGCCGAACTGACGGTCAGCGAATTGGTCGTCATTTTGGGGCAATCACAGCCGCGCATTTCACGTCATTTGAAACTTTTGCTCGAGGCGGGCCTTGTCGAACGGCACCGGGAAGGAGCCTGGGCGTTTTTCCTCATTGCGCAAACGGGTCCCTTGGCGGCTTTAGCCCGGGATCTCGTCGCGCGTGTCGCGCCAAATGATCCGATTCTCTCCGCCGATCGTTCTCGCCTTGCGGAAGTGCGGCGACAGCGGGCGGAACAAGCGGCCCGTTATTTCGAGGCGCAAGCCATCAATTGGGACGAATTGCGCGCCATGCATGTGCCTGAGGAAAGGGTCGAAGCGGCGATCCGTGAAACGGTCGGCACGGAAAAGATCGAGGCTCTCCTTGATCTTGGTACCGGCACAGGCCGTATGCTGGAACTGCTGGCGCCGCTCGCCTCACGCGCCGTCGGTGTCGATCAATCGCCGCAAATGTTAGGCCTAGCCCGCGTGCGTCTCGAGCGGGCGGGTCTGCGCAATACGCAATTGCGTCAGGGCGATCTCTATGCGCTTCCGGTCGAGCCGGCATTCTATGACCACGTCATCATGCATCAGGTTCTGCACTATCTCGATGATCCCTTACGCGCCTTGCGCGAGGCTGGCCGCGCCTTGCGCGCGGATGGTCGTCTGCTCATCATCGATTTTGCACCGCATGAAGAGGAATCGCTGCGCACGATCCATGCGCATCGGCGGTTGGGATTCACTGGTGAGGAAATGGCTGGTTTCATGGAACAAGCCGGCCTCGAATGCGTCGCGCGGCGGGATCTCGCGCCGACACCTGACGAGGGTGGCAAGCTGACCGTCTCGCTCTGGCTCGGCCACCATCGATCCGCCCGCCCCAATGACCGGCAGGGTTCCAAAACCTCGCCCGCACGAGAAATAGCATGAGCGATACTATGACGCTTCAATCAATCGATTCATCGCCTCGCGCCAGTCGCGGAACTTGTGAAGGCATGAGCGTCTCCTTCGAATTTTTTCCGCCCAAAACCGAGGCGATGGAAGCGACCCTGTGGGAATCGATCAATCGCCTGGCGCCTTTGCAGCCGAGCTTTGTCTCGGTGACCTATGGCGCTGGTGGCTCGACGCGCGAGCGGACCCATGCGACCGTTGCTCGCATCGTGAAGGAAACGCCGATAAAGCCGGCGGCGCATCTGACCTGTGTGGCGGCAAGTTGCGCGGAAGTCGATGCGGTCGCCAAGGCCTATTGGGAGGCAGGTGTCCGTCATATCGTGGCTTTGCGTGGTGATCCCCTGGAAGGTATTGGGACGGCCTTTCATCCACATCCGCAAGGCTATGCGCATTCGACGGATCTCGTGGCAGGCCTGCGCAAGATCGCCGATTTCGAAATTTCGGTCTCCGCCTATCCCGAGAAACATCCCGAAAGCGCGTCGATCGAATCCGATCTCGACGTTCTGCAGGCCAAGATCGATGCCGGCGCGACCCGCGCCATCACCCAATTCTTTTTCGAGAATGACACCTACCTGCGCTATCTCGACAAGGTGCGGGCGCGCGGGATCACCATTCCGATCCTGCCGGGCATTGTGCCGGTACAGAATTTCAAACAGACCGCGAATTTCGCCAAAAAGGCCGGCGCGAGTATTCCGCCTTGGCTCGCTGAACGGTTCGAGGGGCTTGACGATGATCCCCAGACGCGCCGATTGATTGCTGCTACGGTCGCCGCCGAACAAGTGCTCGATCTCGTCGATCGCGGTGTGCGGGATTTCCATTTTTATACGATGAATCGCGCCGATCTCGTTTATGCGATCTGCCACCTTCTGGGGCTGCGGCCGAAACTCGAGAAAGAAGCTGCCTGAATGAGCCAGTCCCCTTTGAATGGTCCCGCGACGACCAAAGCGCTTCTGGAAGCGGCCGCCGAGCGCGTTCTTGTGCTTGATGGTGCCATGGGCACGATGATCCAGCAGCGCAAATTTACCGAGGCCGATTTTCGTGGCGAGCGTTTCAAGGACTGGCCTTCCGATCTGCGCGGCAATAACGATCTTCTGACTCTGACCCAACCGGACGCCATCGTCGCCATTCATCGCGCTTATTTCGAGGCAGGCGCCGATATTATCGGAACGAATACATTCAACTCGACCCGTATCTCCCAGGCC contains:
- the ettA gene encoding energy-dependent translational throttle protein EttA; the protein is MARQFIYHMQGLTKTYPGGKKVLDNVNLSFYPDAKIGVLGVNGAGKSTLLRIMAGIDKEFTGDGFVADGAKVGYLPQEPPLDDTLDVRGNVMLGVAAKKAILDRYNDLAMNYSDETADEMTRLQDEIEAQNLWDLDAQVDLAMDALGCPPDDWPVNKLSGGERRRVALCKLLLEQPEMLLLDEPTNHLDAETVNWLEGHLRTYPGAILIVTHDRYFLDNVTGWILELDRGRGIPYEGNYSSWLKQKQKRLAQESREDEARQRALEAEAEWIAASPKARQAKSKARIQRYEDLVAKQSEKAPTTAQIIIPVAERLGNNVIEFSHLTKAFGDKLLIDDLSFKLPPGGIVGVIGPNGAGKTTLFRMITGQEKPDSGTISIGDSVQLGYVDQSRDALDGNKNVWEEISGGNDVIYLGKREINSRAYTGAFNFKGTDQQKKVGQLSGGERNRVHLAKMLKSGANVLLLDEPTNDLDVETLRALEEALTDFAGCAVIISHDRFFLDRIATHILAYEGDSHVEWFEGNFADYEEDKKRRLGVDSLTPHRMKYKKFSR
- a CDS encoding sialate O-acetylesterase — protein: MSKTKSPAAPRRGMNRLALTFALLTALYPSTRGFSDSAHPPSPTNRRPAGSFQTPRPCRLDSNSVILVIGQSNGANFAYSYSKAQDPDAAAFYNGRCYALSDPLPGGDGGRGSQWPAFADLFRAKFGRSVTLISAGWGGTSVRDWSENGFDAYALSQAKLVLDAKGKIDAIFWQQGESDPNTDAETYAARLQVVLDRFHALAPNAPIFIAQATLQNGRTHEAVREVQRRFAAKPGMAPGPDADKITDRYDGLHFGAQGTRELTQAWFDAVVACTCLKAKGLQ
- a CDS encoding mismatch-specific DNA-glycosylase, giving the protein MQPNPQTSLPDLLDKGLSVLFVGINPSLYSVAQGHYFARKTNRFWPAFSRSVLSLAARENLGLEALEPMHDHLLPAQGFGFTDTVKRPTARASDVSPAEFAAAVTALVEKIEYYRPRIACFHGTMAYRPVHRALTETKTDPALGMQTLSIGPTHLYVVPNPSPANAHFTPADQTAWYDRLAGTLLELPSGP
- a CDS encoding metalloregulator ArsR/SmtB family transcription factor; the encoded protein is MHSAERISFEAILSGLSAAGEATRLRLLALLAEAELTVSELVVILGQSQPRISRHLKLLLEAGLVERHREGAWAFFLIAQTGPLAALARDLVARVAPNDPILSADRSRLAEVRRQRAEQAARYFEAQAINWDELRAMHVPEERVEAAIRETVGTEKIEALLDLGTGTGRMLELLAPLASRAVGVDQSPQMLGLARVRLERAGLRNTQLRQGDLYALPVEPAFYDHVIMHQVLHYLDDPLRALREAGRALRADGRLLIIDFAPHEEESLRTIHAHRRLGFTGEEMAGFMEQAGLECVARRDLAPTPDEGGKLTVSLWLGHHRSARPNDRQGSKTSPAREIA
- the metF gene encoding methylenetetrahydrofolate reductase [NAD(P)H] produces the protein MSVSFEFFPPKTEAMEATLWESINRLAPLQPSFVSVTYGAGGSTRERTHATVARIVKETPIKPAAHLTCVAASCAEVDAVAKAYWEAGVRHIVALRGDPLEGIGTAFHPHPQGYAHSTDLVAGLRKIADFEISVSAYPEKHPESASIESDLDVLQAKIDAGATRAITQFFFENDTYLRYLDKVRARGITIPILPGIVPVQNFKQTANFAKKAGASIPPWLAERFEGLDDDPQTRRLIAATVAAEQVLDLVDRGVRDFHFYTMNRADLVYAICHLLGLRPKLEKEAA